From the genome of Diceros bicornis minor isolate mBicDic1 unplaced genomic scaffold, mDicBic1.mat.cur scaffold_67_ctg1, whole genome shotgun sequence, one region includes:
- the APC2 gene encoding LOW QUALITY PROTEIN: adenomatous polyposis coli protein 2 (The sequence of the model RefSeq protein was modified relative to this genomic sequence to represent the inferred CDS: deleted 1 base in 1 codon), producing MGLLGLLSLLHSAFFGDQTLQELKMTSSVAPYEQLVRQVEALKAENSHLRQELRDNSSHLSKLETETSGMKEVLKHLQGKLEQEARVLVSSGQTEVLEQLKALQMDITSLYNLKFQPPALGPEPAARTPEGSPVHGSGPSKDSFGELSRATIRLLEELDRERCFLLNEIEKEEKEKLWYYSQLQGLSKRLDELPHVETQFSMQMDLIRQQLEFEAQHIRSLMEERFGTSDEMVQRAQIRASRLEQIDKELLSAQDRVQQTEPQALLAVKSMPVDEDHETEVPTHPEDGAPQPGNSKVEVVFWLLSMLATRDQEDTARTLLAMSSSPESCVAMRRSGCLPLLLQILHGTEAGAGGRSGNPGAPGAKDARMRANAALHNIVFSQPDQGLARKEMRVLHVLEQIRAYCETCWDWLQARDGGSEGGGAGGTPVPIEPQICQATCAVMKLSFDEEYRRAMNELGGLQAVAELLQVDYEMHKMTRDPLNLALRRYAGMTLTNLTFGDVANKATLCARRGCMEAIVAQLASESEELHQVVSSILRNLSWRADISSKKVLREVGSMTALMRCVLRATKESTLKSVLSALWNLSAHSTENKAAICQVEGALGFLVSTLTYKCQSNSLAIIESGGGILRNVSSLIATREDYRQVLRDHNCLQTLLQHLTSHSLTIVSNACGTLWNLSARSARDQELLWDLGAVGMLRNLVHSRHKMIAMGSAAALRNLLAHRPAKYQAAATAVSPGACAPSLAVRKQRALEAELDARHLAQALDHLEKRSLPEAEAAKKPLPPLRHLDGLAQDYASDSGCFDDDDAPSLAAAAATAEPASPAVLSLFLGSPFLQGQALARAPPARRGAPEAEKEAGGEAAVAARAKAKLALAVARIDRLVEDISALHTSSDDSFSLSSGDPGQEAPREGRAQSCSPCRGPEAGRREAGSRAHPLLRLKAAHASLSNDSLNSGSTGDGHCPREHARPCQLAALAEHREGPPGGHARPSRLDLNLPGGQAEPAARDAAATDARVRTIKLSPTYQHVPLLEGTARAGSGPPAPGARKQAWLPEEALSKVPQKLVAEAAPPCLSRCSSLSSLSSAGRPGPSEAGDLDDSDSSLEGLEEAGPSEAGLDTAWRGPGAASLPMAIPAPRRGRGLGVEDATPSSSSENCVQETPLVLSRCSSVSSLGSFESPSIASSIPSDPCSGLGSGTVSPSELPDSPGQTMPPSRSKTPPPAAVPPGERETTPFSLQWESYVKRFLDIADCRERCRLPSELDAGSVRFTVEKPDENFSCASSLSALALHEHYVQKDVELRLLPPACPERGGGGGPGLHFAGHRRRDEASGRREGPTATEQELELLRECLGAAVPARLRKVASARVPGRRALPVPVYMLVPAPAREDDSCTDSAEGTPAHFSSMASLSDETLQGPPKDPPGGRSDGQKPAGRVAPARQAAGHRQRAGGPGRSSDQALGSGRSRVGLELPLRRPPSAHADRDGSHLGRARADGALQSLCLTTPTEEAVYCFYGNDSDEEPATKVPPPRRASAIPRAVKREHLAGRKETQAAPKPVPKPVPKAVPKVVPPTRAQPSLIADETPPCYSLSSSASSLSEPEPLEPVAGPPRAQEPAVTKDPGPGGGLTGSPSPRAEAELLRRCIGSAMPRRRPQAPALRRRKPRAARPDERPTEGPRECGEEAVGSDHASDLDSVEWRAIQEGANSIVTWLHQAAVATGEASSESDSILSFVSGLSVGSTLQASPHRKGPQPRAEGQAGSAARPEKRDAALTQRSSGSRLPCGPEKPRGAPKTTSGVPAVLRGRTVIYVPSPAPRAQPKGAPGPRAVPRKMGPPSPAQPAAPATAPGLGQPRSRSLHRPGKISELTALNPPQRSATPPARLAKTPSSSSSQTSPASQPLPRRSPPAAQPAGPLPGPGTSPVPKTPARALLAKQHKTQKSPVRIPFMQRPARRGPPPLARAAPEPRARAGNPGAPGARGGRLGLVRVASARSSGSESDRSGFRRQLTFIKESPGLPRRRRTEPSPAGAAATATTSTSQGGSPRRGRPALPAVFLCSSRCDELRAAPRQAPAPRRPPAARPGPGERLPRRTSSESPSRLPVRAPATQPETVKRYASLPHISVARRPDGAAPAPAADTARRSSDGEARPLPRVAAPGTTWRRIRDEDVPHILRSTLPASALPLRGASPEEGPGGPPQRKTSDAVVQTEDFVTPKTNSSTSPSLESREPPQAPASGPASLLGSDVDGPALAKAPTSATFSHEGLGVAAGGFPASRHGSPSRSARVPPFNYVPSPMVVATPDSAVEKAPAVASPSILE from the exons ACGCTGCAGGAGCTGAAGATGACGAGCTCCGTGGCGCCCTACGAGCAGCTGGTGCGGCAGGTGGAGGCCTTGAAGGCCGAGAACAGTCACCTGAGGCAGGAGCTGCGGGACAACTCCAGCCACCTGTCCAAGCTGGAGACGGAGACGTCCGGCAtgaag GAGGTCCTGAAGCACTTACAGGGCAAGCTGGAGCAGGAGGCCCGAGTGCTCGTGTCCTCGGGCCAGACAGAGGTGTTGGAGCAGCTGAAAG ccctgcagatgGACATCACCAGCCTGTACAACCTCAAGTTCCAGCCCCCCGCCCTGGGCCCCGAGCCCGCTGCCCGGACCCCTGAGGGAAGCCCAGTACATGGCTCCGGGCCCTCCAAGGACAGCTTTGGGGAGCTGAGCCGGGCCACCATCCGGCTGTTGGAGGAACTGGACCGGGAACG gtgCTTCCTGTTGAATGAGattgagaaggaggagaaggagaagctaTGGTACTACTCGCAGCTGCAGGGCCTGTCCAAGCGCCTGGACGAGCTGCCGCACGTGGAGACG CAGTTCTCGATGCAAATGGACCTGATCCGGCAGCAGCTGGAGTTCGAGGCCCAGCACATCCGCTCGCTGATGGAGGAGCGCTTCGGCACCTCGGACGAGATGGTGCAGCGGGCGCAg ATCCGGGCTTCGCGCCTGGAGCAGATCGACAAGGAGCTGCTGTCCGCGCAGGATCGGGTGCAGCAGACGGAGCCCCAG GCCCTGCTTGCGGTGAAGTCGATGCCAGTGGACGAGGACCACGAGACTGAAGTTCCCACGCACCCCGAGGACGGTGCCCCTCAGCCGGGCAACAGCAAG GTGGAGGTGGTCTTCTGGCTGCTGTCCATGCTGGCGACGCGG GACCAGGAGGACACTGCGCGCACGCTGCTCGCCATGTCCAGCTCTCCGGAGAGCTGCGTGGCCATGCGCCGCTCGGGCTGCCTGCCGCTGCTGCTACAGATCCTGCACGGCACTGAGGCCGGCGCTGGGGGTCGCAGCGGGAACCCCGGGGCGCCGGGAGCCAAGGACGCGCGCATGCGCGCCAACGCGGCTCTACACAACATCGTCTTCTCGCAGCCCGACCAGGGCCTGGCGCGCAAGGAGATGCGCGTCCTGCACGTCCTGGAGCAGATCCGCGCCTACTGCGAGACCTGCTGGGACTGGCTGCAGGCCCGGGATGGCGGGAGCGAGGGCGGCGGCGCCGGCGGCA CCCCCGTCCCCATCGAGCCGCAGATCTGCCAGGCCACCTGTGCCGTGATGAAGCTGTCCTTTGACGAGGAGTACCGCCGGGCCATGAACGAGCTGG GCGGGCTGCAGGCAGTGGCGGAGTTACTGCAGGTCGATTACGAGATGCACAAGATGACCCGGGACCCACTCAACCTCGCCCTGCGCCGATACGCCGGCATGACCCTCACCAACCTCACCTTTGGGGACGTCGCCAACAAG GCCACCCTGTGTGCCCGCCGGGGCTGCATGGAGGCCATCGTGGCCCAGCTGGCCTCTGAGAGCGAGGAGCTCCACCAG GTAGTGTCCAGCATCCTGCGAAACCTGTCCTGGCGCGCTGACATCAGCAGCAAGAAGGTGCTCAGAGAGGTCGGCAGCATGACCGCTCTGATGCGGTGCGTCCTGCGGGCCACCAAG GAGTCCACGCTGAAGAGCGTGCTCAGCGCGCTGTGGAACCTGTCGGCGCACAGCACGGAGAACAAGGCGGCCATCTGCCAGGTGGAAGGCGCGCTGGGCTTCCTGGTGAGCACGCTGACCTACAAGTGCCAGAGCAACTCGCTGGCCATCATCGAGAGCGGCGGCGGCATCCTGCGCAACGTGTCCAGCCTCATCGCCACCCGCGAGGACTACAG GCAGGTGCTGCGGGACCACAACTGCCTGCAGACGCTGCTGCAGCACCTCACCTCGCACAGCCTGACCATCGTGAGCAACGCGTGCGGCACGCTCTGGAACCTGTCGGCCCGCAGTGCGCGCGACCAGGAGCTGCTGTGGGACCTGGGCGCCGTGGGCATGCTGCGTAACCTGGTGCACTCCCGGCACAAGATGATCGCCATGGGCAGCGCCGCCGCCCTGCGCAACCTGCTGGCCCACCGGCCCGCCAAGTACCAGGCGGCGGCCACCGCCGTGTCCCCCGGCGCCTGCGCGCCCAGCCTGGCCGTGCGCAAGCAGCGGGCGCTGGAGGCCGAGCTGGACGCGCGGCACCTGGCCCAGGCGCTCGACCACCTGGAGAAGCGCAGCCTGCCCGAGGCCGAGGCCGCCAAGAAGCCGCTGCCGCCCCTGCGCCACCTGGACGGGCTGGCCCAGGACTACGCTTCTGACTCGGGCTGCTTCGATGACGACGATGCTCCCTCGCTGGCCGCCGCGGCCGCCACTGCCGAGCCAGCCAGCCCCGCCGTGCTGTCCCTCTTCCTGGGCAGCCCCTTCCTGCAGGGCCAGGCGCTGGCCCgtgccccgcccgcccgccgcggTGCCCCTGAGGCCGAGAAGGAGGCGGGTGGCGAGGCGGCCGTGGCGGCCAGGGCCAAGGCCAAGCTGGCGCTGGCAGTGGCGCGCATCGACCGGCTGGTGGAGGACATCTCTGCCCTGCACACCTCGTCCGACGACAGCTTCAGCCTCAGCTCCGGGGACCCCGGGCAGGAGGCGCCGAGGGAGGGCCGAGCCCAGTCCTGCTCGCCGTGCCGGGGGCCCGAGGCCGGGCGGCGGGAGGCGGGCAGCCGGGCTCACCCGCTGCTGCGGCTCAAGGCGGCCCACGCCAGCCTCTCCAATGACAGCCTCAACAGCGGCAGCACTGGCGACGGGCACTGTCCCCGCGAGCACGCCCGGCCCTGCCAGCTGGCCGCGCTGGCTGAGCACCGCGAGGGGCCCCCGGGCGGCCATGCGCGGCCCAGCCGGCTTGACCTAAACCTGCCAGGGGGCCAGGCTGAGCCGGCAGCCCGGGACGCCGCGGCCACCGATGCCCGCGTGCGCACCATCAAGCTGTCGCCCACCTACCAGCACGTGCCACTGCTGGAGGGCACGGCCAGGGCAGGCTCAGGGCCCCCGGCGCCCGGGGCTCGGAAGCAGGCCTGGCTGCCCGAGGAGGCCCTGAGCAAGGTGCCGCAGAAGCTGGTGGCGGAGGCCGCCCCGCCCTGCCTGTCCCGCTGCAGCTCCCTGTCATCGCTGTCCTCCGCCGGCCGCCCGGGCCCCAGTGAGGCCGGGGACCTGGACGACAGTGACTCTTCcctggaggggctggaggaggcggGCCCCAGCGAGGCGGGGCTGGACACGGCCtggcgggggccgggggccgcCTCCCTGCCCATGGCCATCCCAGCCCCCCGGCGCGGCCGGGGCCTGGGGGTGGAGGACGCCACGCCGTCCAGCTCCTCGGAGAACTGCGTGCAGGAGACGCCGCTGGTGCTGAGCCGCTGCAGCTCGGTGAGCTCGCTTGGCAGCTTCGAGAGCCCGTCCATCGCCAGCTCCATCCCCAGCGACCCGTGCAGCGGGCTGGGCAGCGGCACGGTCAGCCCCAGCGAGCTGCCCGACAGCCCCGGGCAGACCATGCCGCCGAGCCGCAGCAAGACGCCGCCGCCGGCCGCCGTGCCGCCGGGCGAGCGCGAGACCACGCCGTTCAGCCTGCAGTGGGAGAGCTACGTGAAGCGCTTCCTGGACATCGCCGACTGCCGCGAGCGCTGCCGCCTGCCCTCCGAGCTGGATGCGGGCAGCGTGCGCTTCACCGTGGAGAAGCCCGACGAGAACTTCTCCTGCGCCTCCAGCCTCAGCGCGCTCGCCCTGCACGAGCACTATGTGCAGAAGGACGTGGAGCTGCGGCTGCTGCCCCCTGCCTGCCCCGAGCGAGGCGGCGGCGGGGGTCCCGGCCTGCACTTCGCCGGGCACCGTCGGCGGGATGAGGCCAGTGGCCGCCGTGAGGGGCCGACGGCCACCGAGCAGGAGCTGGAGCTGCTTCGGGAGTGCCTGGGCGCGGCCGTGCCCGCCCGGCTCCGAAAGGTGGCCTCGGCGCGGGTGCCCGGCCGCCGCGCGCTGCCCGTGCCCGTCTACATGCTGGTGCCCGCCCCGGCCCGCGAGGACGACTCGTGCACTGACTCGGCTGAGGGCACGCCCGCCCACTTCTCCAGCATGGCCTCGCTCAGCGATGAGACGCTGCAGGGACCCCCCAAGGACCCGCCTGGCGGGCGCTCAGACGGGCAGAAGCCCGCAGGCCGAGTGGCTCCTGCCAGGCAGGCTGCCGGGCACCGGCAGAGGGCGGGGGGTCCAGGCCGGAGCTCAGACCAGGCCCTGGGGTCGGGCAGGAGCCGGGTGGGACTTGAGCTGCCCCTCCGCAGGCCCCCGAGTGCCCACGCAGACAGGGACGGCTCCCACCTGGGCCGGGCGCGTGCGGATGGGGCGCTGCAGTCGCTCTGCCTCACGACACCCACTGAGGAGGCCGTGTACTGCTTCTACGGCAACGACTCGGACGAGGAGCCGGCCACGAAGGTGCCACCCCCCCGGCGGGCGTCCGCTATACCCCGGGCAGTGAAGAGGGAGCATCTGGCTGGCAGGAAGGAGACGCAGGCCGCACCCAAGCCAGTGCCCAAGCCAGTGCCCAAGGCTGTGCCCAAGGTCGTGCCGCCCACCCGGGCCCAGCCCAGCCTCATCGCCGATGAGACGCCGCCATGCTACTCCCTGAGCTCCTCTGCGAGCTCCCTCAGCGAGCCCGAGCCCTTGGAGCCGGTGGCCGGCCCGCCCCGAGCCCAAGAGCCAGCCGTCACCAAGGACCCCGGGCCGGGTGGTGGGCTCACCGGCTCCCCCAGCCCGAGGGCCGAGGCAGAGCTGCTCCGGCGCTGCATCGGCTCGGCCATGCCCCGGCGCCGGCCCCAGGCACCGGCCCTGCGGCGTCGCAAGCCCCGAGCTGCCCGGCCAGACGAGCGGCCAACAGAGGGGCCCCGGGAGTGCGGCGAGGAGGCGGTGGGCTCGGACCACGCCTCGGACCTGGACAGCGTCGAGTGGCGCGCCATCCAGGAGGGCGCCAACTCCATCGTCACGTGGCTGCACCAGGCGGCGGTGGCCACCGGCGAGGCCTCGTCTGAGTCTGATTCCATCTTGTCCTTCGTGTCCGGGCTCTCGGTGGGCTCCACCCTGCAGGCCTCCCCGCACAGGAAGGGGCCCCAGCCGCGGGCCGAGGGCCAGGCGGGCAGTGCCGCACGGCCGGAGAAACGGGATGCAGCCCTGACCCAGCGCAGCAGCGGGTCCCGCTTGCCCTGCGGCCCCGAGAAGCCGCGTGGCGCTCCGAAGACCACGTCCGGGGTGCCGGCCGTGCTCCGGGGGCGGACGGTGATCTAcgtgcccagcccagccccccggGCCCAGCCCAAAGGCGCCCCTGGCCCCCGCGCCGTGCCCAGGAAGATGGGACCACCCAGCCCCGCGCAGCCAGCAGCCCCCGCCACAGCCCCCGGGCTTGGGCAGCCGCGGTCGCGGAGCCTGCACCGGCCCGGCAAGATCTCGGAACTGACGGCGCTGAACCCCCCACAGCGGAGCGCCACGCCACCCGCCCGCCTCGCCAAGACCCCCTCGTCCAGCTCCTCGCAGACCTCCCCTGCTTCCCAGCCCCTGCCCAGGAGGTCACCCCCGGCCGCCCAGCCTGCGGGGCCCCTGCCCGGTCCCGGGACATCGCCGGTGCCCAAGACGCCCGCGCGCGCACTGCTGGCCAAGCAGCACAAGACGCAGAAGTCGCCCGTGCGGATCCCCTTCATGCAGAGGCCTGCCCGGCGGGGGCCGCCACCCCTGGCCAGGGcagccccagagcccagggcCCGGGCGGGGAACCCGGGGGCCCCGGGCGCCCGCGGGGGCCGCCTGGGCCTGGTGCGCGTGGCCTCGGCCCGCTCCAGCGGCAGCGAGTCCGACCGCTCGGGCTTCCGGCGGCAGCTGACCTTCATCAAGGAGTCGCCGGGCCTGCCGCGCCGCCGCCGCACCGAACCGTCCCCAGCCGGGGCTGCCGCCAccgccaccacctccacctcccaggGCGGCTCGCCCCGCCGCGGCCGGCCCGCGCTGCCCGCCGTCTTCCTCTGCTCCTCGCGCTGCGACGAGCTGCGGGCGGCCCCCCGGCAGGCCCCGGCCCCCCGGCGACCCCccgcggcccggcccggccccggtGAGCGGCTGCCCCGGCGCACCAGCTCCGAGAGCCCGTCCCGCCTGCCCGTCCGCGCGCCGGCCACCCAGCCCGAGACGGTCAAGCGCTACGCCTCCCTGCCCCACATCAGCGTGGCCCGCAGGCCCGACGGCGCGGCCCCCGCGCCCGCGGCCGACACGGCCCGCCGCAGCAGCGACGGCGAGGCCCGTCCACTGCCCAGGGTGGCCGCGCCGGGCACCACGTGGCGGCGCATCCGGGATGAGGATGTCCCGCACATCCTGCGCAGCACGCTGCCCGCCTCCGCCCTGCCACTGAGGGGCGCCTCGCCCGAGGAGGGCCCGGGTGGCCCTCCGCAGCGCAAGACCAGTGACGCCGTGGTCCAGACCGAGGACTTCGTGACCCCCAAGACCAACTCCAGCACGTCCCCGAGCCTGGAGAGCCGGGAGCCCCCCCAGGCCCCCGCTAGTGGCCCTGCCTCCTTGCTCGGCAGCGACGTGGACGGGCCTGCCCTCGCCAAGGCGCCCACCTCTGCCACCTTCTCCCACGAGGGCCTGGGTGTGGCTGCGGGGGGCTTCCCCGCCAGTCGGCACGGCTCCCCCAGCCGCTCGGCCCGCGTGCCCCCCTTCAACTACGTGCCCAGCCCCATGGTGGTGGCCACCCCTGACTCGGCTGTGGAGAAAGCCCCCGCTGTTGCCTCCCCCAGCATCCTGGAATAG